One genomic window of Desulfovibrio desulfuricans includes the following:
- a CDS encoding DUF523 domain-containing protein, with protein sequence MPQRYIVSACLAGERCRYDGGDNTCAFVVRLVEEGRAVPACPEILGGLETPRSPCERSGNRVVNRDGQDVTDAFERGAALAMELARKNACTAAIIKSRSPSCGFDRIYDGSFSHTFCAGDGVWAEMLRAEGFALFSELSLPDES encoded by the coding sequence ATGCCCCAGCGCTACATAGTCAGCGCCTGTCTGGCAGGAGAACGTTGCCGCTATGATGGCGGCGACAATACCTGCGCGTTTGTGGTGCGGCTGGTCGAAGAGGGCAGGGCAGTGCCTGCCTGCCCTGAGATCCTGGGCGGGCTTGAAACGCCGCGCAGCCCCTGCGAACGGTCGGGCAACCGCGTTGTGAACCGTGACGGCCAGGACGTGACGGATGCTTTTGAACGTGGCGCGGCCCTTGCTATGGAACTTGCCCGCAAGAATGCCTGCACAGCCGCAATTATAAAGAGCCGCTCGCCATCCTGTGGATTTGACCGTATTTATGATGGCAGCTTTAGCCATACATTTTGTGCGGGGGATGGCGTGTGGGCAGAAATGCTGCGCGCCGAGGGCTTTGCCCTGTTCAGCGAACTCTCGCTCCCTGACGAATCCTGA
- a CDS encoding GNAT family N-acetyltransferase, with protein sequence MAKFETERLVLRPFEAKDAAGLFEMLSHPRVHCFASDRLDSMEAAVADVARRSADPVQLAVCLKEQDVMIGLMFAANDEPDTYGLGWHLNASHEGKGYASEAARAFIDILFTRKGARRIYAYVEDDNIRSQKLCERLGMRREGLFKEFISFVSNADGTPKYENTCLYALLKKEWENSR encoded by the coding sequence GTGGCAAAATTTGAAACGGAACGTCTTGTCCTGAGACCTTTTGAAGCCAAGGATGCGGCAGGCTTGTTTGAAATGCTTTCGCACCCACGCGTCCACTGTTTTGCGTCTGACCGTCTGGATTCGATGGAAGCGGCGGTTGCCGACGTTGCGCGGCGAAGCGCAGACCCCGTGCAACTGGCGGTTTGCCTCAAGGAGCAGGATGTGATGATCGGGCTGATGTTTGCCGCGAATGATGAGCCGGATACCTATGGTCTGGGCTGGCATCTGAACGCCAGCCATGAGGGAAAAGGATACGCAAGCGAGGCCGCAAGGGCGTTCATTGATATTCTTTTTACCCGCAAGGGCGCACGGCGGATATATGCCTATGTGGAAGATGACAACATCCGCTCGCAAAAACTGTGCGAGCGGCTGGGCATGCGCAGGGAAGGGCTTTTCAAGGAGTTCATTTCATTTGTCAGCAATGCCGATGGAACGCCCAAATACGAAAATACATGCCTCTATGCCCTGCTGAAAAAGGAATGGGAAAACAGCCGGTAG
- a CDS encoding STAS domain-containing protein, which translates to MQVCKKMADGVLHVSIAGKIDTVTAPALDRDLQEDCGAADELVLDFSEVDYISSAGLRILLRLHKRMVQRKGMRIIHSNETVREVFSITGFVDLFTID; encoded by the coding sequence ATGCAGGTTTGCAAGAAAATGGCTGACGGCGTTTTGCATGTCAGCATAGCGGGCAAGATCGACACAGTGACGGCTCCGGCGCTGGACAGGGATTTGCAGGAAGACTGCGGCGCGGCGGACGAGCTGGTGCTTGATTTCAGCGAGGTGGACTATATTTCCAGCGCGGGCCTGCGCATTCTGCTGCGCCTGCACAAGCGCATGGTTCAACGCAAGGGCATGCGCATCATCCACTCCAATGAAACCGTGAGGGAAGTATTCAGCATCACAGGTTTTGTGGATCTGTTTACCATAGATTAG
- a CDS encoding MerR family transcriptional regulator, with translation MKKNMLTSGEFASLCGTQKGTLLFYEKEGLLKPRHVSENRYRRYGVEQYFEFDLLSMLKEVGSSLKEIKAHLHNMNGEDFLSFLQEKQLDTEKELRQLAQRRLMLKDMTACLREALDFEYDTMTVRHQKAERLEMTPTGASPSESQWELVQRFVEYNRGYEQQEEKPRYPFGVVFCLDDIRQGSYVERYYFTRVRRSTPPSLLHIKPEGEYAILAHNGTDASHRLALADMLEKVSAAGLTMKSDVYVCDMMSYVMQEGGDCYAVKYAIRVE, from the coding sequence ATGAAAAAGAACATGCTCACCTCAGGCGAATTTGCCAGCCTTTGCGGCACGCAAAAAGGCACCCTGCTGTTCTATGAAAAGGAAGGGTTGCTGAAACCCAGGCACGTTTCAGAAAACAGGTACCGCCGATACGGGGTTGAGCAGTATTTTGAATTTGACCTGCTCTCCATGCTCAAGGAGGTCGGCAGTTCGCTGAAGGAAATCAAGGCGCACCTGCATAACATGAACGGCGAGGACTTCCTGTCATTCTTGCAGGAAAAACAGCTCGATACAGAAAAGGAGCTGCGCCAGTTGGCCCAGCGCAGGTTGATGCTCAAGGACATGACCGCCTGCCTGCGCGAAGCCCTGGATTTTGAGTACGACACCATGACAGTGCGGCATCAAAAGGCAGAACGGCTGGAAATGACGCCAACAGGCGCAAGCCCCTCAGAGTCGCAATGGGAACTTGTGCAACGCTTTGTGGAATATAATAGAGGATACGAGCAGCAGGAAGAAAAACCGCGTTATCCCTTTGGCGTTGTCTTTTGCCTGGATGACATACGGCAGGGCAGCTATGTTGAGCGCTACTACTTCACCAGGGTGCGGCGCTCCACGCCGCCCTCCCTCCTTCATATAAAACCAGAGGGAGAATACGCCATTCTGGCCCACAACGGCACAGATGCCTCGCACAGGTTGGCCCTTGCCGATATGCTGGAAAAGGTCAGCGCCGCCGGCCTGACCATGAAAAGCGATGTCTATGTATGCGACATGATGAGTTACGTCATGCAGGAGGGCGGCGACTGCTACGCGGTGAAATACGCCATTCGGGTTGAATAG
- a CDS encoding efflux RND transporter periplasmic adaptor subunit, giving the protein MKKFRLWLLVPLWLTVLALGCNKAEESGPAHAEVQFLVLGEEKLTLSSTLPGRVSALVTAEVRPQVDGIIIERLFEEGADIKKGQVLYRIDPAIYQAAHATARASLAEAKAAVTAIALLEKRQRLLIKQYAVSQQELDNSISQHGQARARVARAEAELETAAINLAYTEIKAPVSGRIGASAVTVGALVTANQSSPLAVIQQIDRVYIDMTQSSAEAIRLRRALAQGRISANGSTAKIRLMLEDGSPYTPVATAAHAGESAWIQGDLLFSEISVAQSTGSIMLRAVVDNPDGLLLPGMYVKAGIEEGSVDKAVLIPQGAAFVNNTGGHSVYVLQKEGAKDGIFRLTRRDVSIDRAYGNRWIVGAGLSAGDMLVVEGFQKATPGELVRGVPVQSSQAKATPAASAIEAR; this is encoded by the coding sequence ATGAAAAAATTTCGACTGTGGCTGCTCGTGCCCTTGTGGCTGACCGTTCTCGCGCTTGGCTGCAACAAGGCGGAGGAGTCTGGCCCAGCCCATGCCGAGGTGCAATTCCTTGTGCTGGGGGAAGAAAAGCTGACCCTGAGCAGTACGCTGCCGGGGAGAGTGTCCGCGCTGGTAACGGCGGAGGTTCGGCCTCAGGTTGACGGCATTATCATTGAGCGTCTTTTTGAAGAAGGCGCAGATATAAAAAAAGGGCAGGTCTTGTACCGCATAGACCCGGCCATCTATCAGGCGGCCCACGCCACAGCCAGAGCCTCGCTTGCGGAGGCAAAGGCCGCTGTTACCGCCATTGCCCTGCTGGAAAAACGCCAGCGGCTGCTGATCAAGCAATACGCCGTCAGCCAGCAGGAGCTGGACAATTCCATCTCGCAGCACGGTCAGGCCCGCGCCCGCGTTGCCAGGGCAGAGGCCGAGCTTGAAACAGCGGCCATCAATCTTGCCTATACAGAAATAAAAGCCCCGGTGTCAGGGCGCATTGGGGCCTCTGCCGTTACGGTCGGCGCTCTGGTTACTGCCAACCAGTCATCCCCCCTGGCCGTTATCCAGCAGATTGACCGCGTCTATATTGATATGACGCAATCCAGCGCGGAGGCTATCCGCCTGCGCCGCGCCCTTGCGCAGGGCCGCATATCCGCCAACGGCAGTACAGCAAAAATCCGCCTGATGCTTGAAGACGGTTCGCCTTATACGCCGGTCGCCACAGCAGCGCATGCTGGCGAATCGGCCTGGATACAGGGCGACCTGCTGTTTTCTGAAATATCTGTTGCGCAGAGCACGGGGAGCATCATGCTGCGGGCTGTGGTCGATAACCCTGACGGGCTGCTGCTGCCGGGCATGTACGTCAAGGCTGGCATTGAAGAAGGCTCGGTGGACAAGGCCGTGCTGATCCCGCAGGGGGCCGCCTTTGTGAACAACACTGGCGGGCACTCTGTTTACGTCTTGCAGAAAGAAGGCGCGAAAGACGGGATTTTTCGTCTGACGCGGCGCGATGTGAGCATTGACCGCGCATACGGCAACCGCTGGATTGTGGGCGCGGGCCTCAGCGCTGGCGACATGCTGGTGGTTGAGGGCTTTCAGAAAGCGACCCCTGGCGAGCTTGTTCGGGGTGTACCTGTGCAATCATCGCAGGCCAAGGCCACCCCTGCGGCGTCTGCCATCGAGGCGCGGTAG
- a CDS encoding putative sulfate exporter family transporter, producing MASTKAYNEDKVALLIGCFIFLLALGKFAGLDLLGWGLKMGMWVNSPLDCWKSASKGMLPGVGALIASYVFIAAVMSVGIKLMKGNIGKFLYGFTCIFFIAIACYTVGANAYIAANPTEIAKQGITWSLGLSTEAGLIVALVMGILLGNLTPGFAESLREACRPELFVKIAIVILGAELGVKAADAAGFAGHVIFRGLCAIVEAYLLYWSVVYYVARKYFKFNKEWAAPLASGISICGVSAAIATGGAIRARPVVPIMVSSLVVVFTCIEMLILPFIAQHFLYTEPMVAGGWMGLAVKSDGGAIASGAITESLILSKMAGLGTKWEPGWVVMVTTTVKIFIDMFIGVWALVLAYIWTAKFDKTRGERTMTWSDVMDRFPRFVLGYLGTFLILLFFCLSSPELHKLGKSMAGALNGFRVMFFLLTFFSIGLVSNFRKLKEEGIGRLAVVYIVCLFGFIIWVGLFISYAFFHGMTPPVMAG from the coding sequence ATGGCATCAACAAAAGCCTATAATGAAGACAAAGTAGCCCTGCTTATCGGCTGCTTCATCTTCTTGCTGGCGCTGGGCAAGTTCGCTGGCCTGGATCTGCTGGGCTGGGGCCTCAAAATGGGCATGTGGGTTAACAGCCCGCTTGATTGCTGGAAATCGGCATCCAAAGGCATGTTGCCTGGCGTGGGGGCTTTGATCGCCAGCTATGTGTTCATTGCCGCCGTCATGTCTGTGGGCATCAAGCTCATGAAGGGCAACATCGGCAAGTTCCTTTATGGTTTTACCTGCATTTTCTTCATCGCCATCGCCTGCTACACTGTTGGCGCCAACGCCTACATTGCAGCCAACCCCACGGAAATCGCCAAGCAGGGCATCACCTGGTCGCTTGGTTTGAGCACCGAGGCTGGCCTTATTGTGGCCCTGGTCATGGGTATTCTGCTGGGCAACCTTACGCCCGGTTTTGCTGAATCCCTGCGCGAAGCCTGCCGCCCCGAACTTTTCGTCAAGATCGCCATCGTTATTCTTGGTGCCGAACTTGGCGTGAAGGCCGCCGACGCCGCCGGTTTTGCCGGTCACGTTATTTTCCGAGGCCTGTGCGCCATTGTTGAAGCTTATTTGCTGTATTGGTCCGTTGTTTACTACGTGGCTCGTAAGTACTTCAAGTTCAATAAAGAATGGGCCGCTCCCCTTGCTTCGGGCATTTCCATTTGCGGCGTCTCGGCGGCCATTGCCACCGGCGGCGCCATCCGCGCCCGGCCTGTGGTGCCGATCATGGTTTCCTCGCTGGTCGTGGTGTTCACCTGCATCGAAATGCTGATCCTGCCCTTTATCGCGCAGCACTTCCTGTACACCGAACCCATGGTGGCCGGTGGCTGGATGGGCCTTGCCGTTAAGTCTGACGGCGGCGCTATCGCCAGCGGCGCCATCACTGAATCCCTGATTCTTTCCAAGATGGCTGGCCTTGGCACCAAGTGGGAGCCAGGCTGGGTCGTGATGGTGACCACCACCGTCAAAATCTTCATCGATATGTTCATCGGCGTGTGGGCTCTGGTCCTCGCCTACATCTGGACTGCCAAGTTCGACAAAACCCGTGGCGAGCGCACCATGACCTGGAGCGACGTTATGGATCGTTTCCCCCGCTTCGTGCTGGGGTACCTTGGCACCTTCCTGATCCTGCTGTTCTTCTGCCTGTCTTCGCCTGAACTGCACAAGCTCGGCAAGTCCATGGCTGGCGCCCTCAACGGCTTCCGCGTCATGTTCTTCCTGCTGACCTTCTTCAGCATCGGTCTGGTGTCCAACTTCCGCAAGCTGAAGGAAGAAGGCATTGGCCGTCTGGCAGTTGTGTACATCGTGTGCCTGTTCGGCTTCATCATCTGGGTGGGCCTGTTCATTTCTTATGCCTTCTTCCACGGCATGACCCCGCCTGTGATGGCTGGCTAG
- the dpaL gene encoding diaminopropionate ammonia-lyase, protein MSASLLLNPFRTAPAQGVAVTDFSPAVALHVRAYHASFSQYCPTPLVSLPWLAASLGLKNVCVKDESHRFGLNAFKVLGGSYAVARCLAERMRLPAEGLARGMLDAPAARATAGQITFISTTDGNHGRGLAWAARELGYPCIIYMPKGSDKTRQNNILALGAQCSITDLNYDDTVRMSWNLAQEKGYVMVQDTAWDGYEQVPAWIMQGYLTLAAEILEQMDAAAIRPTHCFLQAGVGSFAAAVAGFLVAALGEKAPRFIVVEPHAANCFYRSALAGDGKAHAVSGDLQTLMAGLACGEPSSLAWSILKDYSAAFMSCPDYMAANGMRMLAAPVRGDQPIVSGESGAAGAGALHWLMSSPTAADQRTALGLNADASVLLISTEGDTVPHIYKKIVWQGAYADEECV, encoded by the coding sequence ATGTCCGCATCCCTGCTGCTCAATCCCTTTCGCACCGCGCCTGCTCAAGGCGTGGCCGTTACCGATTTTTCGCCCGCCGTGGCCCTACACGTCCGCGCGTACCATGCCTCTTTCAGCCAGTATTGCCCCACCCCACTGGTGAGCCTGCCGTGGCTGGCGGCAAGCCTTGGCCTGAAAAACGTCTGCGTAAAGGATGAATCGCACCGCTTTGGGCTTAACGCCTTCAAGGTGCTTGGCGGCTCCTACGCCGTGGCCCGCTGCCTTGCCGAGCGCATGCGCCTGCCCGCCGAAGGCCTTGCGCGAGGCATGCTTGACGCCCCCGCCGCCAGAGCAACCGCAGGACAGATTACTTTTATCAGCACAACGGACGGCAACCACGGCAGGGGGCTGGCATGGGCAGCCCGCGAGCTGGGCTATCCCTGCATCATCTACATGCCCAAAGGATCGGACAAAACCCGTCAGAACAACATTCTGGCGCTTGGCGCGCAGTGCAGCATCACGGACCTCAATTATGACGACACCGTGCGTATGAGCTGGAATCTGGCGCAGGAAAAAGGCTATGTGATGGTGCAGGATACCGCGTGGGACGGCTACGAACAGGTTCCCGCATGGATCATGCAGGGTTACCTTACCCTCGCCGCAGAAATTCTGGAGCAGATGGACGCAGCCGCCATTCGCCCGACGCACTGCTTTCTTCAGGCTGGCGTGGGGTCATTTGCCGCTGCTGTGGCGGGTTTTCTGGTGGCGGCCCTTGGCGAAAAGGCACCCCGATTCATCGTGGTGGAACCGCATGCCGCCAATTGCTTTTACCGCTCCGCGCTGGCGGGCGACGGCAAGGCCCATGCCGTGAGCGGCGACCTGCAAACCCTCATGGCCGGGCTTGCCTGCGGCGAGCCGAGCAGTCTGGCCTGGAGCATCCTCAAGGATTACAGCGCGGCCTTCATGTCCTGCCCGGATTACATGGCAGCCAACGGCATGCGTATGCTGGCAGCGCCCGTGAGGGGCGATCAGCCCATTGTTTCCGGCGAATCTGGCGCGGCTGGCGCGGGCGCGCTGCACTGGCTCATGAGCAGCCCCACGGCGGCAGACCAGCGCACAGCTCTGGGCCTGAACGCCGATGCCTCGGTTCTGCTCATCAGCACCGAGGGCGACACTGTGCCGCACATCTATAAAAAGATTGTCTGGCAAGGCGCGTATGCGGATGAGGAATGCGTCTGA
- a CDS encoding efflux RND transporter permease subunit: MAAFFINRPIFAWVIAIIIMLAGLLALGRLPVAHYPDIALPQISISAQYPGATASIVDRSVTQIIEQQIKGLDNLLHMKSTSSSSGGTEITLTFAAGTDADTAQVQVQNKVQQALSLLPDTVQRQGVQASKAVDNSFMTVAFYDASDTMRPNDISDYVASSLVDPLSRVQGVGAITLYGFQNAMRIWCDPDKMRQYKLNPQDVVAAVRAQNAQVAGGQVGEAPALPGQEINIAINASSSLETAEQFEQIQLRVEENGSAVLLKDVARIELNEESSMGTTFFNGHAGTGLAFKLSSGANVLQTTRGIKAELQSLAAFFPPGLKYAYADDRAPIVEKSIRSVVRTLFEAIALVVAVMFVFMQSYRATLIPAIAVPVVLLGVFAVFAATGFSINTLTMFGMVLAIGLLVDDAIVVVENVERLMRDEGLSPKEAALKSMRQITGALVGVAVVISAVFVPMAFMPGSTGAIFRQFSVTIVASMVLSVVVAIVLTPALCATMLRAHASGTGEGFFGRFNRWFAAFTERYSRGVSGMVRHPLRWGVVFAVLAAGCLASFMLLPSAFLPDEDQGILYVDVQLPPGASLERTEKIVKEVDAYFRNDEKDSIESVMCVIGWGFSGSGQNSAMVLPLLKDWSKRGPGQSAFDVMERATERFSSIAGAEIVVMSPPAVMELGTSSGFELELMDRGGKGHAALLNAKDALLESAAKSAAVASVRYSGMADTEQYDLLIDNSKAGAYGLTRAEINSAISAYWAGEYINDFSDKGRTKKVYFQAEPSVRSGIGDFRRFYLRNTKDEMVPFSSFIGVKSVLASPSLTRYQGIPSVKIEGAAAPGQSTGQAMVAMEKSAASLPPGFDYAWTGLSYQQRVSASQAPLLYAVSSIVVFLCLAALYESWTIPLAVLLAVPTGIVGALGGVYLRGMNNDIYLQIALLTIIGLSAKNSILIVEFAREMHRGGKDLVSATVEASRLRLRPIIMTSLCFILGVVPLALSSGAGSGAQNALGTAVLTGMITATGLGIYYTPLFFIVVTRFFSGKLRRKGPSAEPAAQQEQH; encoded by the coding sequence ATGGCAGCTTTTTTCATCAATCGCCCCATCTTCGCCTGGGTTATTGCCATCATCATTATGCTGGCCGGGCTGCTGGCTCTTGGCAGGCTCCCTGTTGCGCATTACCCGGATATCGCCCTGCCGCAGATATCCATCTCTGCCCAGTACCCCGGAGCGACCGCGTCCATTGTTGACCGCAGCGTTACGCAGATCATTGAGCAGCAGATAAAAGGCCTGGACAACCTGCTGCACATGAAATCAACCAGCAGTTCCTCCGGCGGTACGGAAATTACCCTCACCTTTGCAGCGGGCACGGATGCCGATACGGCGCAGGTGCAGGTGCAGAACAAGGTGCAGCAGGCCCTTTCCCTGTTGCCTGATACCGTGCAGCGGCAGGGCGTTCAGGCGTCCAAAGCCGTGGACAATTCGTTCATGACAGTGGCTTTTTACGATGCCAGCGACACCATGCGCCCCAACGACATAAGCGACTACGTGGCAAGCTCGCTGGTTGACCCCTTGAGCCGCGTTCAGGGCGTTGGCGCAATCACCCTGTACGGTTTTCAAAATGCCATGCGCATCTGGTGCGACCCGGACAAAATGCGCCAGTACAAACTGAATCCGCAGGATGTTGTTGCTGCCGTGCGCGCCCAGAACGCCCAGGTTGCTGGCGGTCAGGTGGGAGAGGCTCCGGCCTTGCCGGGGCAGGAGATCAATATTGCCATCAACGCCTCATCCAGTCTGGAAACAGCGGAACAGTTTGAACAGATTCAACTGCGGGTGGAAGAAAACGGCTCCGCAGTGCTGCTCAAGGATGTTGCTCGCATCGAACTGAATGAAGAAAGTTCCATGGGCACCACATTTTTCAACGGGCATGCGGGCACGGGGCTGGCTTTCAAGCTTTCGTCGGGGGCCAACGTTCTGCAAACTACCAGGGGAATCAAGGCCGAATTGCAGTCGCTTGCCGCATTTTTCCCGCCGGGGCTCAAATATGCCTATGCCGATGACCGCGCGCCAATTGTGGAAAAATCCATACGCTCGGTTGTGCGCACCCTGTTTGAGGCCATCGCGCTTGTGGTCGCGGTGATGTTTGTGTTCATGCAGAGCTACCGCGCCACGCTTATTCCGGCCATTGCCGTGCCTGTGGTGCTGCTTGGGGTGTTTGCGGTATTTGCGGCAACTGGGTTTTCCATCAACACATTGACCATGTTCGGCATGGTGCTGGCTATCGGCCTTTTGGTGGATGACGCCATTGTTGTGGTGGAAAATGTGGAACGCCTCATGCGCGACGAAGGGCTTTCCCCAAAGGAGGCCGCGCTCAAATCCATGCGGCAGATAACCGGGGCACTGGTGGGCGTTGCCGTGGTCATATCCGCCGTGTTTGTTCCCATGGCCTTTATGCCCGGCTCCACCGGGGCAATCTTCCGGCAGTTTTCCGTGACCATTGTTGCGTCAATGGTGCTTTCTGTAGTGGTTGCCATTGTGCTTACGCCTGCCCTGTGCGCCACCATGCTGCGTGCGCATGCCAGTGGAACGGGCGAAGGCTTCTTTGGGCGCTTCAACCGATGGTTTGCCGCCTTTACGGAACGCTACAGCCGTGGCGTGAGCGGCATGGTGCGGCACCCCTTGCGGTGGGGCGTGGTATTTGCGGTTTTGGCAGCAGGGTGCCTGGCTTCGTTTATGCTTTTGCCTTCGGCATTTTTACCGGATGAAGATCAGGGCATCCTGTATGTTGACGTGCAGTTGCCGCCGGGCGCGTCACTTGAGCGCACGGAAAAGATTGTCAAAGAGGTTGATGCCTACTTTCGCAACGACGAAAAGGATTCCATAGAAAGCGTCATGTGCGTTATCGGCTGGGGATTCAGCGGTTCCGGCCAGAATTCGGCCATGGTGCTTCCCCTGCTCAAGGACTGGAGCAAACGCGGGCCGGGGCAGAGCGCCTTTGACGTGATGGAGCGCGCCACGGAACGGTTTTCATCCATAGCCGGGGCGGAAATAGTTGTGATGTCGCCCCCGGCGGTCATGGAGCTTGGCACTTCCTCCGGCTTTGAGCTGGAACTGATGGATCGCGGCGGCAAAGGGCACGCGGCCCTGCTCAATGCCAAGGATGCCCTGCTGGAAAGTGCGGCAAAATCCGCTGCTGTTGCCAGCGTAAGGTATAGCGGCATGGCCGATACCGAGCAGTATGATCTGCTCATCGACAACAGCAAGGCTGGCGCTTACGGCCTGACCAGAGCTGAAATAAACAGCGCCATCAGCGCCTACTGGGCGGGTGAATATATCAATGATTTTTCGGATAAGGGCAGAACAAAAAAGGTCTACTTTCAGGCGGAGCCTTCAGTTCGCTCCGGAATAGGCGATTTCAGGCGCTTTTATCTGCGCAACACCAAGGACGAGATGGTGCCGTTCTCCAGTTTTATCGGCGTAAAGTCCGTTCTGGCTTCCCCAAGTCTGACCCGCTATCAGGGCATACCGTCCGTGAAGATTGAAGGGGCCGCCGCGCCGGGGCAAAGCACCGGGCAGGCCATGGTGGCAATGGAAAAAAGCGCGGCAAGTCTGCCCCCCGGCTTTGACTATGCCTGGACGGGGCTTTCCTATCAGCAGCGCGTGTCCGCAAGCCAGGCCCCTTTGCTGTACGCTGTTTCCAGTATCGTGGTTTTTCTTTGTCTGGCTGCCCTGTACGAAAGCTGGACTATCCCGCTGGCGGTGCTGCTGGCTGTGCCCACGGGCATTGTGGGCGCATTGGGCGGCGTGTACCTGCGCGGCATGAATAACGACATCTACCTGCAAATTGCACTGCTGACGATCATTGGCCTGTCGGCCAAAAACTCAATCCTGATCGTGGAATTTGCCAGGGAAATGCACCGGGGCGGCAAAGACCTTGTTTCGGCCACGGTGGAGGCATCCCGGCTTCGCCTGCGGCCTATCATCATGACCTCGTTATGCTTCATTCTTGGTGTGGTGCCGCTGGCGCTCAGCAGCGGGGCGGGCTCCGGCGCGCAAAACGCCCTTGGCACAGCAGTGCTGACAGGCATGATCACCGCAACAGGTTTGGGCATTTATTACACGCCTCTGTTCTTCATAGTAGTGACCCGCTTTTTCAGCGGAAAGCTGCGGCGAAAAGGGCCTTCTGCCGAGCCTGCGGCGCAGCAAGAACAACATTGA
- a CDS encoding HyaD/HybD family hydrogenase maturation endopeptidase, whose amino-acid sequence MIMGVGNILLTDEGFGVRAVEYLQARYTWPENVRLEDGGTQGLLLMSTLMDCDTLVVLDVVLGPEKPGTIYMLEGEDLRKSLSFRDSMHQTDLLDTLITCSMAGHDVQAVVFGLQPFDYHTMQVGLTPEAEKLLPEFCTKVVAALAERGIATAQPVA is encoded by the coding sequence ATGATTATGGGCGTCGGCAATATATTGCTGACAGACGAAGGCTTCGGCGTACGCGCCGTGGAATATTTGCAGGCCAGATACACATGGCCGGAAAATGTTCGCCTTGAAGACGGCGGCACGCAAGGCCTTTTGCTTATGTCCACGCTGATGGATTGCGATACGCTGGTGGTTCTTGACGTGGTGCTCGGGCCGGAAAAACCCGGCACCATCTATATGCTGGAAGGCGAAGACCTGCGTAAAAGCCTGAGCTTCCGCGATTCCATGCACCAGACAGACCTTCTGGACACTCTGATCACATGCAGCATGGCCGGGCACGATGTGCAGGCCGTTGTTTTTGGCCTACAGCCTTTTGACTACCACACCATGCAGGTTGGGCTGACCCCGGAAGCCGAAAAACTGCTGCCGGAATTTTGCACCAAGGTTGTTGCTGCGCTTGCAGAGCGCGGCATCGCCACCGCGCAGCCTGTTGCCTGA